Below is a window of Cryobacterium sp. PAMC25264 DNA.
CGGCCTCGCCGGCGCGCGGGTTGTCCTTTTCGTAGGCGCTCTCACGGTGCAGCAGGATGACCATGTCGGCGTCCTGCTCCAGCGAACCGGATTCCCGGAGGTCGGAGATGGCCGGCATCTTATCGGCGCGCTGCTCGGGACCACGGTTCAGCTGGGACAGCGCGATCACGGGGACCTGCAGTTCCTTGGCCAGGAGCTTGAGCGCCCGGGAGAACTCACTGACCTCCTGCTGGCGGGATTCGACCTTCTTACCCGAGGTCATCAGCTGCAGGTAGTCGATCACGACGAGCTTGAGACCGACGCGCTGCTTGAGTCGGCGGCACTTTGCACGGATCTCGACCAGCGTCATGTTGGGGCTGTCGTCAATGTAGAGCGGCGCGTCGTTGATGCGTCCGCGGGTGGCGGCGATGGTGGTCCAGTCGCGGGCCTCGACGTTGCCCTTGCGCATGCTCTGCAGGGGCACGGAGGCCTCGGCGGCGAGTAGGCGCATGGCGATCTCGCTGCGTCCCATTTCCAAGGAGAAGAAGATGCTGGGCATGTCGTGGTGGATGGACGCGGCGCGGGCGAAGTCGAGCGCGAGGGTGGACTTACCCAAAGCGGGTCGCGCGGCCACGATGATGAGCTGGCCGCCGTGGAACCCGTTGGTGAGCTCGTCGAGGTCGGCGAAGCCCGTGGGTACACCGGTGAACTGACCGTCTTTGAGCTTGGCCGCTTCGATGTCCTCGATGGCCGCCGTCACGGCGTCGGTGAGGGGAACGTAGTCTTCGGTCTCGGTGCTGCCGGTGATGGAGTAGATCTCGGCCTGCGCCGTGTTGACCAGGTCGAGCACCTCGCCTTCACCCGCGTAGCCCATCTGGGCGATCCGTGTGCCGGCATCCACGAGCTTTCGCAGCATGGACCGTTCGGCGACGATGGTGGCGTAAAAACCGGCGTTGGCGGCCGTGGGCACCAGGCTGGTGAGCGTGTGCAGGTAGTCGGCGCCGCCGGCCCGGGAGATCTCGCCGAGCTTGGTCAGTTCGTCGGTGACCGTGATGACGTCGGTGGGCTCACCCTGCGCGTACAACGAGAGGATGGCGTCGAAGATGATCTCGTGCTTGGGCACATAGAAGTCGGCAGCGCGCACCGTCTCGACGACGTCGGCGACGGCATCCTTGCTCAGCATCATGCCGCCGAGGGCGCTCTGCTCGGCCAGCAGGTCATGCGGCGGGGTGCGCTCGGAGTGGCGAGGTTCGGAGGTGCTCCGGTACTCGGAGCCGCGGTCGGATCCGCGCTGATCGGATCCGCGCTGGTCTGCGTAACCCAGGTGAGCTATCGACACGCCGGGCCTCCTCTGTTGGTTGGTTCAGGTCTATCAGGAGCCGCTGACACCAGCCGCCCGGCACGCAGGCGCATCCGGTGATCGACCCGCTTGCCTACCCTAGAGAGGCTTGCCTCACCAGCCAAACCGCCCTGTGGATAACCCTGTGGGGAATCTGCGTGAAACGCCGCCACGCTTGTGCACAAGCTGTGCACTCACCTGTGGACAACTCACGAGTATTAAATCAAAAATCGAATTTGATCAGGTATTTATTCTATTCACAGATGTGTGGAAAAACTTGTTTCAACGGTCCCTTGAATGTTGATGAAATAGGTGGGCGCCTGTGCACAAAGGGGTGGAAAACACGGCCGGAATTGTGCCACCAACGGGGGAAGGGTGGCGGCGTTAAAGAGGTGTAGCGGTGGCCCCCGAAGGAACCACCGCTACACCCGTACAGACGCTTACTTAGCGGCTACCACCTGAAGGGTGATGGTCGCGCTGAGCTCGTCGCGCAGACGAACCGTCGCGGTGTGCTCGCCGGTCGCCTTGATCGGGCTGAGCTCAATCTTGCGCTTGTCGACGGCACCGAGACCGGCAGCGGCAACCGCTTCGGCCACGTCGGTGGTCTTGACGGAGCCGAAGAGGCGTCCGCCGGCGCCGGCCTTGACGACCAGCTTGACCTTGGTGCTCTCAAGGGCGACCTTGAGGGCCTGGGCCTCTTCGAGGGTGGCGTGCTCGCGGGCTACGCGGGCGGCCTTGATCTGCTCGATCTGCTTTTCGCCACCGCGGGTCCACGCAACAGCGAAGCCCTGGGGGAGAAGGTAGTTGCGAGCGAACCCGTTCTTGACATCAACGATGTCACCGGGGGTGCCGAGGCCGGAGACCTCGTGCGTCAGAATCAGTTTCGACATGTGAGGGCTCCTTACCGGCCTGAGCCGGCGTAGGGCAGCAAGGCCATTTCGCGGGCGTTCTTGACGGCACGCGCGATCAGGCGCTGCTCCTGGACGGAGACGCCGGTGATGCGGCGGGCGCGGATCTTTCCACGCTCTGAGATGAACTTCCGAAGAGTGGGGACATCTTTGTAATCGATGACACCAACCCGGATCGACTTCGCGGGGGCGGCGTTCTTGCCACCCTTAGCACCGCGGAGCGGCTTGCGGCGGTCGCCGCTCGACTTTCCAGCCATGATTTCCTTACTTTCTTAAACGTGTGTGCAGCCGTCAACCGTGAGGTTCGGCTTAGAAGGGGGTCTCGTCGCTGAAGTTGCCCGGGGTGTTCCAGACATCTCCGCCGCCGGTGTTGGCGGCGGGGGCGCTGGGTGCCCAGGGCTCGTCGTTGCCCTGCTGCTGCGCGACAGGCGCGCCGCCGCGAGGAGCGGACGAGGACTGCGCACGCGTGAGAGAGGCGGTGGCGTAGCGCAGCGAAGGACCGATTTCGTCGATCTCGAGCTCCATGCTCGTGCGCTTTTCACCTTCCTTGGTCTCATACGAACGCTGCTTGAGACGCCCGGAAGCGATGACACGGGAACCCTTGGTCAGTGAACCGGCCACGTGTTCGGCGAATTCACGCCAAACGCTCGCGCGCAGGAACAGTGCCTCGCCATCTTTCCACTCGTTGGCCGCGCGATCGAAATTGCGCGGAGTGGAGGCAATGGTGAAGTTGGCTACCGCCAGCCCGTTCTGCGTGTAACGCAGTTCCGGATCGCTGGTGAGGTTGCCCACCACGGTGATTACGGTCTCGCCGGCCATGGGCTACTTGTCGCTTGCCTTGTCGGCGTCTGCCTCGGCAGGAGCGTCCACGGCGACCGGAGCTGCCGGGGCAGCTGCGGGCTTCGCGGAAGCGGCGACCTTGGCAGCGGGAGCTGCGGCAGGAGCGTCGGCCTTGACCGGAGCAGCAGCAGCCTTCGGGTTGGCAGCCTTGCGGGCGGCCTTCTCGGCGGCAAGCTTGCTTGCGACGGCAACCTGGGCGATGCCCTCTTCGGCGCGGAGAACCTTGGTGCGCATGACGGCTTCCGACAGCTTCAGCTGGCGGTCGAGCTCGGCAGTTGCTGAAGCGTTCGCGGTGAAGTCGACGACGGCGTAGATGCCCTCGGCCTTCTTGTTGATCTCGTATGCGAGACGGCGGCGACCCCAAACGTCAACCTTGTCAATGGTTCCACCATCGTTGCGAACAACGTTGAGGAACTTGTCAAGGCTGGGAGCTACGGTGCGCTCATCGATCTCGGGATCGAGGATAACCATCAACTCGTACTGATGCATGACTAACCCACCTCCTTCGGACTAAAACGGCTGCAGTATTTCTGCAACAGGAGGGTTGTGCATGTGTTGAAGGTGGAGGCCGGGACTCCGGCACACAGACAACCTGCCAAGACTACCCGAACGGCGAGCCAAGCGCCACCGTTCGGGTTCGGTGCCCTCCACACCGCGATTCCGGCCCATCGCCGGGTGCCCGGCGGCCCGCGGCCGAGCATCAGGGCTCCGGCCTGAGCCCCGCGCCCTCCAGGACCTCGCGCAACCGGCCCGGGTGCAGGGCATCCGCCCAGCGCCACCGGGCCAGGATGCGCCCGGATGCCTGCAGTCGCGCCTCGCGCGACCGGTCGCCGGGCCGGTTCACCTCACAGTCGAATTCGCCGAGCAGCGTGCGACGTTTCACGTGGAACCTGGCGTCCCAGCGGAAGTCGATCTGCTCCTCTCCTTCTGGGTGAGGGCAGGCCGCGCGCAACTCGGGCAGCGGGACCCGGGCGAGGTACATGCTCGCCCGGCTGAGCGATTGCCCCCTCGAACCGGACCGCGGGTCGGCGAACCGGGCCGCCAGCCGGGCGCGCGCGGCACCGCGCTCCGCGCCCAGGCCCAGCACGCGCTCGAGTAGGCGGTCGCGGGAGACGGCGGGGGCCAGCGTGCCCGGCGGCAGCACGAACCGGGGCTGCAACCCCGCGTCGAGGCTGATCACCGCCGAGCGGAACGGCTGGCTGCGGGCCAGGTCCACCATCGTGCGGAGCCGTGTTGTGGCGAGCAGGCCGCCGATCTCGGTGATGTCCGCGTCGGCAAGGTACTCCCGGTGCCAGGTGATGCCCGGCGCGTCGGCCAAGTCGCGCCGGCCGCCCTGCAGGTGCACGGTCCGCGGCCAGGGTCCGAGGATCGGCAACCCCCAGACCCGCGCCGCGGACAGGTGGGTCAGCACCGGGCGGGAGCGTCGGCCCAGCGCGGTGGCGTAGATCCGCATCAGGTAGCGCGCATCCCGGTCTGCCCGCAGCCAGACATCGGTAGAGAGGTCCGGGTGGCTGCCCGGTTCGAGTTCGGTGAGGAGCGCTTGGGTGGTTTCCATGCCCCGACAGTGACCGACTGCGGCGCCGATGCCGCCCGCGCGGGCACGGGTGTGCAGATCGGCACCACGGGACGGGGCTGTGGAGGAGGGGCTCAGTCTGGGAGGGTCAGGCCTCGCGCGCGGCCCACCAGGCCAGGAGCCGTCGGGTGGCTTCCTCGGTGCCGAGCGGGCCGTCGTCCAGGCGCTGCTCCAGTAGGTAACGGTAGGCCTCGCCGACCTCGCGTCCGGGCGTGAGAGCGAGCACCGCCATGATCTCCTCACCGTCGAGGTCGGGGCGCACCGCTTCCATCTCTTCCTGCGCGGCGAGCTCGCTGATGCGCTGCTCGAGGTCGTCGTAGGCGAAGCCCAGCCGGTCGGCCTTGCGGCGGTTACGGGTGGTCACGTCGGCGCGCGTGAGGATGTGCAGCCGTTCCAGCTGGTCCCCGGCGTCGCGCACGTACCGGCGCACCGCCGAGTCGGTCCAGGCGCCCTCGGTGTAGCCGAAGAACCGCAGATGCAGTTCGACCAGCCGGGAGACGGCCGAGATCGTGTCGTTGTCGAAGCGCAGCGCGCGCAGTCGCTTCTTAGCCAGCTTCGAACCGACCACATCGTGGTGGTAGAAGCTCACCACGCCGCCGGGCTCGAGGCGGCGGGTCGCCGGCTTGCCGATGTCGTGCAGCAGCGCAGCCAGCCGTACCACGAGGTCTGGCTCGGCAAGGTTCTTGCGCGATCTCTCGTATCCGATGGCCTGGTCGAGCACCGTGAGGGTGTGCTGATAGACATCCTTGTGATGGTGATGCTCATCCACCTCGAGGCGCAGGTCGGGGATCTCGGGCAACACGATCGCGGCCAGGCCCGACTCCACGAGCAGCTCGATGCCGGCCCGCGGATTGTGCGCCCGCAGCAGTTTGCCGAGCTCGTCGCCGACCCGTTCCGCCGAGATGATGTCGATGCTCGACGCCATGGCCGCCATGGCGACGGCCGTCTCCAGCTCCAGGGTGAAGCCGAGCTGCGCGGTGAACCGCGCGGCCCGCATCATCCGCAGCGGGTCGTCACCGAAGGAGATCTCGGGCGAAGTGGGCGTGCGCAGCACTGCGTTGAGGAGGTCATCGATCCCGTTGGACGGGTCGACGAGAACCACCTGCGGCAGCCGCAACGCCAGGGCGTTGACCGTGAAGTCGCGGCGCAACAGGTCGTCTTCGAGGCTGGAGCCGAACACCACGTCGGGGCGACGGGTCTGACCGTCGTAGCTGTCGGCGCGGTAAGTGGTGATCTCCACCTTCTCGCCGGCGATCTGGGCGCCGATGGTGCCGAAGGCCCGGCCGATGTCCCAGTGCGCCTCGGCGATCGGCTTCACGATCGCGAGGATCTGGTCCGGGGTGGCGTCAGTGGTGAAGTCGAGGTCGTTGGTGACCCTGTCCAGGAACGCGTCGCGCACGGGGCCGCCGACCAGGGCCAGCT
It encodes the following:
- a CDS encoding single-stranded DNA-binding protein; this translates as MAGETVITVVGNLTSDPELRYTQNGLAVANFTIASTPRNFDRAANEWKDGEALFLRASVWREFAEHVAGSLTKGSRVIASGRLKQRSYETKEGEKRTSMELEIDEIGPSLRYATASLTRAQSSSAPRGGAPVAQQQGNDEPWAPSAPAANTGGGDVWNTPGNFSDETPF
- the rpsR gene encoding 30S ribosomal protein S18, which translates into the protein MAGKSSGDRRKPLRGAKGGKNAAPAKSIRVGVIDYKDVPTLRKFISERGKIRARRITGVSVQEQRLIARAVKNAREMALLPYAGSGR
- a CDS encoding CCA tRNA nucleotidyltransferase, whose product is MQSVAAALARLGDLAASPTISRLADAFADAGFELALVGGPVRDAFLDRVTNDLDFTTDATPDQILAIVKPIAEAHWDIGRAFGTIGAQIAGEKVEITTYRADSYDGQTRRPDVVFGSSLEDDLLRRDFTVNALALRLPQVVLVDPSNGIDDLLNAVLRTPTSPEISFGDDPLRMMRAARFTAQLGFTLELETAVAMAAMASSIDIISAERVGDELGKLLRAHNPRAGIELLVESGLAAIVLPEIPDLRLEVDEHHHHKDVYQHTLTVLDQAIGYERSRKNLAEPDLVVRLAALLHDIGKPATRRLEPGGVVSFYHHDVVGSKLAKKRLRALRFDNDTISAVSRLVELHLRFFGYTEGAWTDSAVRRYVRDAGDQLERLHILTRADVTTRNRRKADRLGFAYDDLEQRISELAAQEEMEAVRPDLDGEEIMAVLALTPGREVGEAYRYLLEQRLDDGPLGTEEATRRLLAWWAAREA
- the dnaB gene encoding replicative DNA helicase, encoding MSIAHLGYADQRGSDQRGSDRGSEYRSTSEPRHSERTPPHDLLAEQSALGGMMLSKDAVADVVETVRAADFYVPKHEIIFDAILSLYAQGEPTDVITVTDELTKLGEISRAGGADYLHTLTSLVPTAANAGFYATIVAERSMLRKLVDAGTRIAQMGYAGEGEVLDLVNTAQAEIYSITGSTETEDYVPLTDAVTAAIEDIEAAKLKDGQFTGVPTGFADLDELTNGFHGGQLIIVAARPALGKSTLALDFARAASIHHDMPSIFFSLEMGRSEIAMRLLAAEASVPLQSMRKGNVEARDWTTIAATRGRINDAPLYIDDSPNMTLVEIRAKCRRLKQRVGLKLVVIDYLQLMTSGKKVESRQQEVSEFSRALKLLAKELQVPVIALSQLNRGPEQRADKMPAISDLRESGSLEQDADMVILLHRESAYEKDNPRAGEADLIVAKHRNGPTRTVTVAFHGHYSRFADMVPGA
- the rplI gene encoding 50S ribosomal protein L9, whose amino-acid sequence is MSKLILTHEVSGLGTPGDIVDVKNGFARNYLLPQGFAVAWTRGGEKQIEQIKAARVAREHATLEEAQALKVALESTKVKLVVKAGAGGRLFGSVKTTDVAEAVAAAGLGAVDKRKIELSPIKATGEHTATVRLRDELSATITLQVVAAK